In a single window of the Rhodamnia argentea isolate NSW1041297 chromosome 2, ASM2092103v1, whole genome shotgun sequence genome:
- the LOC115749999 gene encoding protein translation factor SUI1 homolog 2, producing MVEVEFELPTAFDPFAEGKDSGAPGAKEYVHIRIQQRNGKKSLTTVQGLKKEFSYEKILKDLKKEFCCNGNVVHDKELGKIIQLQGDQRKNVSQFLVQAGLVKKDQIKIHGF from the coding sequence ATGGTTGAAGTAGAATTCGAGCTTCCAACTGCTTTTGACCCATTCGCTGAGGGCAAGGACTCGGGTGCCCCTGGGGCAAAAGAGTATGTTCACATCCGCATCCAGCAAAGGAATGGAAAGAAGAGCTTGACTACTGTGCAGGGGCTGAAGAAAGAATTCAGCTACGAGAAGATCCTCAAGGATCTGAAGAAGGAGTTCTGTTGTAATGGGAATGTTGTCCATGACAAGGAGCTTGGAAAAATCATTCAGCTGCAAGGCGATCAGCGGAAGAACGTCTCCCAGTTTCTGGTCCAGGCCGGCCTCGTGAAGAAAGACCAGATCAAGATCCATGGTTTTTAA